The Leifsonia williamsii genome includes a region encoding these proteins:
- a CDS encoding class C sortase, translating into MRATIVRPQGLLIRLLLLLGVAIGLGLILYPAAATWFSDRAHAAQLQSYATTAAGLGEARTNALLREAASYNEHLPYGQLRDPYSTTAPGTPATSASTAYAAYAGQLTVAGNQVMSRITVPAIGLSLPIFHGTSTQTLDKGVGHLFGSSLPVGGPGTHAVLTAHSGLVDATMFTDLHELRRGDTFIVTTLGRALTYRVDRIDIVKPDDISLLRIVPGEDHVTLVTCTPIHVNSHRLLVRGTRVPDSPETARRVAAATAPDAGFPWWLLLLLAPLAASAVFLLLPQRRTPASTLRTPAGSAEPPGVLEQAAFPAALVDTAPTPVQPASLRV; encoded by the coding sequence GTGCGAGCGACCATCGTCCGGCCCCAGGGCCTGCTGATCCGGCTGCTGCTCCTGCTCGGCGTCGCCATCGGCCTCGGCCTCATCCTTTACCCCGCCGCGGCCACCTGGTTCTCGGACCGCGCCCACGCCGCACAGCTGCAGAGCTATGCCACGACCGCCGCCGGCCTCGGCGAGGCCCGCACCAACGCCTTGCTGCGAGAGGCGGCCTCCTACAACGAGCACCTTCCCTACGGGCAGCTGCGCGATCCGTACTCGACCACGGCACCCGGCACTCCCGCGACCTCCGCCTCCACGGCGTACGCCGCCTACGCCGGCCAGCTCACGGTGGCCGGCAACCAGGTCATGTCGCGCATCACCGTCCCGGCGATCGGTCTCAGCCTGCCGATCTTCCACGGCACCAGCACGCAGACCCTCGACAAGGGTGTCGGCCACCTCTTCGGTTCCTCGCTTCCGGTCGGCGGACCGGGCACCCACGCCGTTCTGACCGCGCACTCCGGCCTCGTGGACGCGACGATGTTCACCGACCTGCACGAGCTCCGGCGCGGCGACACGTTCATCGTCACCACGCTCGGCCGGGCGCTCACCTACCGCGTCGACCGCATCGACATCGTCAAGCCCGACGACATCAGCCTGCTCCGCATCGTCCCCGGCGAGGATCACGTCACCCTCGTCACCTGCACGCCCATCCACGTGAACTCGCATCGGCTCCTGGTCCGCGGCACGCGCGTCCCCGACTCCCCGGAGACGGCCCGCAGGGTCGCGGCAGCCACCGCCCCGGACGCCGGCTTCCCGTGGTGGCTGCTCCTGCTGCTGGCGCCTCTGGCGGCCAGCGCGGTCTTCCTGCTGCTTCCACAGCGACGCACCCCCGCCTCCACCCTCCGGACGCCCGCGGGTTCCGCGGAGCCCCCGGGCGTCCTCGAACAGGCCGCCTTCCCGGCCGCACTCGTCGACACGGCGCCGACGCCCGTCCAGCCGGCGTCCCTTCGCGTATGA